The sequence below is a genomic window from Eubalaena glacialis isolate mEubGla1 chromosome 13, mEubGla1.1.hap2.+ XY, whole genome shotgun sequence.
tctctctggaCTTTTGATTTCCTAACTGCAAACTGACAAGTGATTCTGAGATCCAACCCAACTATTACAACTTTTGATTATGACAATCCTCCCTCTTCCCATCCCAAACCAGGATCTCAGAGcctctccttttcctctccccaagGACCAAGGACAAGATTGAATTCCTTACTTCACCGCTGCTTTGTACTCTTCAGCGCTGCTTTGTACTCTTCATCGCAGGCTACTTGACATTCTATTTTAAGCTTGTAGTTGTTAAGATTGCCATCACAGCCAGAGTAGACAAAACTTTCACATCTTTTGGAAGTTTTGTTGTAGAAATATCTAAGGTGAATTTCAAAGCAGCTGCCAAATTGGTAGTCCATTATGCAGGGATCTGCATGAGAGGTTCCCACTGAGTTAGGGGGAAATAGAGAGTTGTCTTCACGGGCCCTTAAAAATTTCTCACATTAGTCTGGAGATATTCCCTATTCAAGGTCACTGAAAGGcatttggttttctcttggtattaGGATCACTTGGCAAGGTTGCCCTTGGGCATGGAAATTGATTAAAACTCTAGGTTCTGGTCCTGGGCAGTGACTTGGAGACATAGTAAACAGTGAAAAAGGAAGTTCTATCAGGTATCTTGTGCAAAGTAATGAGGTTTACCTGTCACATCTTACATTTTATTAAAGCACAATCTCCTGCTTCTCCATACTTTCATCTTTCTCTCCTCTTAACTGCCTGCATAGGACATACAATGCTTACCCTCCAGTTTTCATAGACTCATTATACTAACCATGCCCCCAGTTTGAGGTAACTGTGCCTGCTACTCGACACAGGATACATACCAAGATGCATAACCCTGGAGGTGATGCTCTTTCACCCTCATACCCTGTCATCTCTCCCGCTGTCCCCTTGCCAGAGGCAAATCTTCTgtttttattcaacatggttgtATTGGCAACCCAGAGATCGTTATTCATCCTATTCAAGCAGCCAGACTGGAATATATTCCTTGGTAAAAGTAACTATTTAAATACAGTTACATACATAATCTTATTTTATACAAACACACTCTGACACAGGCATTTTTCTGATCTATGTTTAACACAAGGGAAACTGAAGCTAAGGGGTGGTAAGGGATTGAGTGACTTGAACAAGTGTACATATTTGCTAAGCGGCAGGGCCGAAATTTGGGGTGTCTGACTCACAGTGTAGACTGTGCTATCTCCCCATGTTACAGAAGCACTCGAGCCTGTACACATTATCTGTGGAAGAAAACATCATTGCCTTTCACATCTGCATGTTGAGCTCCTCTGAACAGCGACCATGTGTTCAAGCATTCTCTACTCCCCCAGAGCCTAGATATTGAAAATGCCTcagtctgtccagttttcctttttttttttttttttttcccctctcatctCAGTACATACTCTTGAATGGCCTGAGATCTTTGAAATTTGCCGTGAAACCCCTAATTCAGAATACTTCTAGTCCTTTGCACCTCCTACAAAAGAGAGTCCCATCGGGAAAGGACTTACTGGTGTcatagtttggtttttttctcatCAGATGCCTAGAGTAGATAATGCCCCAAGTCAAGGTAGTAAGAGTTTATGGGTATTGACACAAAAGGaggaccttcctggaccacctGGATATCAAGTTTTTTCtaactctttcttcctccttcataATTAgtctttggatttattttctgtttcagtttCATACCTTTGAGTTTTCcacatattttctcagaaatCCTAGTAACACCACCCATTAATGGGGTAGTCAGCAAGAA
It includes:
- the SPINT4 gene encoding kunitz-type protease inhibitor 4, with the protein product MKSTELGFLLGFFAFFLLTTPLMGGVTRISEKICGKLKDPCIMDYQFGSCFEIHLRYFYNKTSKRCESFVYSGCDGNLNNYKLKIECQVACDEEYKAALKSTKQR